In Halorussus limi, a genomic segment contains:
- the engB gene encoding GTP-binding protein EngB, which translates to MFESRPGRDAEVVFVGRSNVGKSTLMREITGHTFDTGSKPGVTRSPNHYDWTSEDFVLTDLPGFGFMSGVPEEQREQIKTNIVRYIEENADKILVGVLVVDGKSAVDIIDRHSGEDEVPYDVEMFYFLRDVGIPTVVAVNKMDKVDDQDERLDELCDRLGLHPPWKQWQDTIAPISAKRGNVDALNEAVKDHLHEAKRDDLLKFFS; encoded by the coding sequence ATGTTCGAGAGTCGCCCGGGCCGCGACGCCGAAGTCGTCTTCGTCGGCCGGTCGAACGTCGGCAAGTCCACGCTGATGCGCGAGATTACCGGCCACACCTTCGACACGGGGAGCAAACCCGGCGTCACGCGGTCGCCCAACCACTACGACTGGACCAGCGAGGACTTCGTGCTGACCGACCTGCCGGGGTTCGGCTTCATGTCCGGCGTGCCCGAGGAACAGCGCGAGCAGATAAAGACGAACATCGTGCGCTACATCGAGGAGAACGCCGACAAGATTCTGGTCGGGGTCCTCGTCGTGGACGGCAAGAGCGCGGTGGACATCATCGACCGTCACTCGGGCGAGGACGAGGTGCCCTACGACGTGGAGATGTTCTACTTCCTCCGGGACGTGGGCATCCCGACCGTCGTCGCGGTCAACAAGATGGACAAGGTCGACGACCAGGACGAGCGCCTGGACGAACTCTGCGACCGGTTGGGACTGCACCCGCCGTGGAAGCAGTGGCAGGACACCATCGCGCCGATTAGCGCGAAGCGCGGGAACGTGGACGCGCTCAACGAGGCGGTCAAGGACCACCTCCACGAGGCCAAGCGCGACGACCTGCTGAAGTTCTTCTCGTAG
- the ddh gene encoding D-2-hydroxyacid dehydrogenase, which yields MQVRRLGIHESVSAVFPPERLRDALSDADPAVPVVGDDELGDCDAVVTFAYSDAFLDADLRWIHSIQAGYDRFPLDTFEERGVALTNSTGIHDTSVGEFAVGLMLSFARRLHTYVRNQQSREWSLPAWDEPFTLDGERLCVVGLGTLGQGIAERADALGMEVVGVRRSGDPTPHTQAVYTPDDLREAVSDARFVALAVPLTDETEGLVGAEEFDAMREDAYLVNVARGPVVAEDELVAALRDDEIAGAGLDVFEEEPLPDDSPLWDFEEVLVTPHRAAAERDYYRHIAGLVRENVERVTEGEEMTNRVV from the coding sequence ATGCAGGTACGACGCCTCGGCATTCACGAATCCGTCAGTGCGGTCTTTCCGCCCGAACGACTCCGCGACGCGCTCTCGGACGCGGACCCCGCAGTGCCGGTCGTCGGCGACGACGAACTCGGCGACTGCGACGCGGTCGTGACCTTCGCGTACTCCGACGCGTTCCTCGACGCCGACCTCCGGTGGATTCACTCGATTCAGGCCGGGTACGACCGGTTCCCGCTCGACACCTTCGAGGAGCGGGGCGTCGCGCTGACCAACAGCACGGGCATCCACGACACCAGCGTCGGCGAGTTCGCGGTCGGACTGATGCTCTCGTTCGCGCGCCGCCTCCACACCTACGTCCGGAACCAACAGTCCCGGGAGTGGAGCCTCCCCGCGTGGGACGAACCGTTCACGCTCGACGGCGAGCGCCTTTGCGTCGTCGGTCTGGGCACGCTCGGGCAGGGAATCGCCGAACGCGCCGACGCGCTCGGCATGGAGGTCGTCGGCGTCCGGCGCTCGGGCGACCCGACCCCGCACACTCAAGCGGTCTACACGCCGGACGACCTCCGCGAGGCCGTCTCTGACGCCCGGTTCGTCGCGCTCGCGGTCCCGCTGACCGACGAGACCGAGGGACTGGTCGGTGCCGAGGAGTTCGACGCGATGCGCGAGGACGCCTACCTCGTCAACGTCGCCCGCGGGCCGGTCGTCGCGGAGGACGAACTGGTCGCCGCGCTCCGGGACGACGAGATTGCGGGCGCGGGTCTCGACGTGTTCGAGGAGGAACCGCTCCCCGACGACTCGCCGCTCTGGGACTTCGAGGAGGTACTCGTGACGCCCCACCGCGCCGCGGCCGAGCGGGACTACTACCGCCACATCGCCGGGTTAGTTCGGGAGAACGTCGAGCGCGTGACGGAGGGCGAGGAGATGACGAATCGCGTGGTGTGA
- a CDS encoding DUF1611 domain-containing protein: MDLYDAFDAPVPAVVLAEGEFGTTEGKTANGVVMHGELFEAKAVVDSTRAGRTAAEVLGREGVPDVPVVASTEEALDAAPDAEALVIGVAPAGGELPDEWVADIKRAMRAGCDVVSGLHTFLSEDCQWRDIADEFGVRLFDVRKPPAEDELRVGDGRVDDLDATVVLTVGTDCAVGKRTTTFELYRAAKAAGLDAGWVATGQTGIMVGAHRGVVVDRVPADFTAGVVEDLVCSVAEDYDVVFVEGQAALTHRAYSGVTLSLLHGANPDAVVLVDDPQREGRADFERFSVAGVEREAAAVEALADGETEVAALSTWGDADEQSAAWGLPAGNVYDEGGPERLLDAVLDAV, translated from the coding sequence ATGGACCTCTACGACGCCTTCGACGCGCCGGTTCCCGCGGTCGTCCTCGCGGAGGGCGAGTTCGGAACCACCGAGGGCAAGACCGCGAACGGCGTAGTGATGCACGGCGAACTGTTCGAGGCGAAGGCGGTCGTGGATTCGACGCGGGCCGGGCGGACCGCCGCCGAGGTGCTCGGCCGCGAAGGCGTCCCGGACGTTCCCGTCGTCGCCTCGACCGAGGAAGCCCTCGACGCGGCCCCCGACGCCGAGGCGCTGGTAATCGGCGTCGCGCCCGCGGGCGGCGAACTCCCCGACGAGTGGGTCGCGGACATCAAACGAGCGATGCGGGCGGGATGCGACGTGGTCTCGGGTCTCCACACCTTCCTCTCGGAGGACTGCCAGTGGCGCGACATCGCCGACGAGTTCGGGGTCCGCCTGTTCGACGTGCGGAAACCGCCCGCCGAGGACGAGTTGCGAGTCGGCGACGGCCGGGTGGACGACCTCGACGCGACGGTCGTGCTGACGGTGGGCACCGACTGCGCGGTCGGCAAGCGCACGACCACCTTCGAACTCTACCGGGCGGCCAAAGCGGCCGGACTCGACGCGGGATGGGTCGCGACGGGCCAGACCGGCATCATGGTCGGCGCCCACCGCGGCGTCGTCGTCGACCGCGTGCCCGCCGACTTCACAGCGGGCGTTGTCGAGGATTTGGTCTGTTCGGTCGCCGAGGACTACGACGTCGTGTTCGTCGAGGGGCAGGCCGCGCTGACCCACCGCGCCTACTCGGGCGTCACGCTCTCGCTCCTCCACGGCGCGAACCCCGACGCCGTCGTGCTGGTGGACGACCCCCAACGCGAGGGCCGGGCCGACTTCGAGCGGTTCTCGGTCGCGGGCGTCGAGCGCGAGGCGGCCGCCGTCGAAGCGCTGGCGGACGGCGAGACCGAGGTCGCGGCGCTCTCGACGTGGGGCGACGCCGACGAACAGTCGGCCGCGTGGGGGCTTCCCGCCGGGAACGTCTACGACGAGGGCGGTCCGGAGCGACTCCTCGACGCCGTGTTGGACGCGGTCTGA
- a CDS encoding SIMPL domain-containing protein → MSRKLLATVGVALLLVTAGCAGSLDPAASANAQTDQTNQTDSSGETIAVSASGQAEAEPDQAVLQVAVLASGDDANAVRERLAQNATRMQRALRNAGVAEDQIRTVQYGIDQQYREEDGERRPVGFQGVHAFEITLSNVSRAGPVIDAAVSNGADRVDSVQLTLSEERRREVRADALRNAMENARADAGVLAESANLTVTGVHTVSTGDVGFSPVRAEALTAQSADAGTQIESGPVTVTAQVSVTYNATG, encoded by the coding sequence ATGTCGCGGAAACTACTCGCAACGGTGGGGGTCGCGCTCCTGCTGGTGACGGCCGGATGCGCCGGCAGTCTCGACCCGGCGGCGAGCGCGAACGCACAGACGGACCAGACCAACCAGACCGACAGCAGCGGCGAGACCATCGCCGTCTCGGCGTCCGGACAGGCCGAGGCCGAACCCGACCAAGCGGTGCTACAGGTCGCGGTCCTCGCCAGCGGCGACGACGCGAACGCGGTCCGGGAGCGACTCGCCCAGAACGCGACGCGGATGCAGCGAGCGCTCCGGAACGCCGGCGTCGCCGAGGACCAGATTCGGACGGTGCAGTACGGCATCGACCAGCAGTACCGCGAGGAAGACGGTGAACGGCGACCCGTCGGATTCCAAGGCGTCCACGCCTTCGAGATTACCCTCTCGAACGTGAGTCGCGCCGGGCCCGTCATCGACGCGGCGGTGTCGAACGGGGCCGACCGAGTCGACAGCGTCCAACTCACGCTCTCGGAGGAGCGCCGCCGAGAGGTCCGGGCCGACGCGCTCCGGAACGCGATGGAGAACGCTCGCGCCGACGCCGGCGTCCTCGCCGAGAGCGCGAACCTGACCGTCACGGGCGTCCACACCGTCTCGACCGGCGACGTCGGCTTCAGTCCCGTCAGGGCCGAAGCGCTGACCGCCCAGTCGGCGGACGCCGGAACGCAGATCGAGTCCGGTCCCGTCACCGTCACCGCGCAGGTGTCGGTGACGTACAACGCGACCGGGTAG
- a CDS encoding TIGR00341 family protein gives MRLVQVSIPAGKRELVSNVLEEEGVDYMLTDETSGREYTAIAYFPLPTSAVQPILDKLQDAGLGEDPHAVIIDAETDTSRQYQELEQRFAEENDNPSTIAREEIRTEAREMTPEFPTFVAMTVISSVVATAGMLLDSPAVVVGSMVIAPLIGPAMGASVGTVLGDRQLFRRGVKYQFIGGFAAIAAAAVFAVIVRYGLLIPPGTDVLDISQVSGRLTPDFLSLAVAIGAGAAGVLSLASGVSVAIVGVMIAAALVPPAAAVGIAIAWQQPLAAVSSLVLVLVNILSINLAGLVVLWYLGYRPKNWFTRNETRTALFKRIGVLVLLIGLLSLFLGGVTFTSIQNATFQNQAQEEVESVIGETGSPYEDARLFGTEFKAGSSLPFDRSRRVVVTVGKPPGERYPGLAELLSERINRNTGHEIDVQVRYVEYDDDDPDTRSGERAPEG, from the coding sequence ATGCGGCTCGTGCAGGTTTCGATTCCGGCGGGCAAGCGAGAGTTGGTCTCGAACGTCCTCGAAGAGGAGGGCGTCGACTACATGCTGACCGACGAGACCAGCGGCCGGGAGTACACCGCCATCGCGTACTTCCCGCTGCCGACCAGCGCCGTCCAGCCGATTCTCGACAAGTTGCAGGACGCCGGACTCGGCGAGGACCCTCACGCGGTCATCATCGACGCCGAGACCGACACCTCCCGCCAGTATCAGGAACTCGAACAGCGATTCGCCGAGGAGAACGACAACCCCTCGACCATCGCCCGCGAGGAGATTCGGACCGAGGCCCGCGAGATGACCCCGGAGTTCCCGACGTTCGTGGCGATGACCGTCATCAGTTCGGTAGTCGCCACCGCGGGGATGCTGCTCGACTCCCCGGCGGTCGTCGTCGGGTCGATGGTCATCGCGCCGCTCATCGGCCCGGCGATGGGCGCGAGCGTCGGCACCGTCCTCGGCGACCGCCAACTGTTCCGCCGAGGGGTCAAGTACCAGTTCATCGGCGGTTTCGCGGCCATCGCGGCCGCGGCCGTCTTCGCGGTTATCGTGCGCTACGGCCTGTTGATTCCGCCGGGAACAGACGTTCTCGACATCTCGCAGGTAAGCGGGCGACTCACGCCCGACTTCCTCTCGCTCGCGGTCGCCATCGGCGCGGGCGCGGCGGGCGTCCTGAGCCTCGCCTCCGGCGTCTCGGTCGCCATCGTCGGCGTGATGATCGCCGCGGCGCTCGTCCCGCCCGCCGCCGCGGTCGGCATCGCCATCGCGTGGCAACAGCCGCTCGCGGCGGTCAGTTCGCTGGTCCTCGTCCTCGTCAACATCCTCTCCATCAACCTCGCCGGACTGGTCGTCCTCTGGTATCTGGGCTACCGGCCGAAAAACTGGTTCACTCGGAACGAGACCCGGACGGCGCTGTTCAAGCGCATCGGCGTCCTCGTCCTCCTCATCGGCCTGCTGTCGCTGTTCCTCGGCGGCGTCACCTTCACCAGCATCCAGAACGCCACCTTCCAGAATCAGGCCCAAGAAGAGGTAGAGAGCGTCATCGGCGAGACGGGGTCGCCCTACGAGGACGCCCGACTCTTCGGCACGGAGTTCAAGGCGGGCAGTAGCCTCCCGTTCGACCGGTCGCGCCGGGTGGTCGTCACCGTCGGCAAACCGCCGGGCGAACGGTATCCCGGCCTCGCGGAACTGTTGAGCGAGCGCATCAACCGCAACACCGGTCACGAGATAGACGTGCAAGTTCGGTACGTCGAGTACGACGACGACGACCCCGACACGCGGTCTGGGGAACGAGCGCCCGAGGGATAG
- a CDS encoding APC family permease, whose product MTSQSRDDRSLSRDMGPLAAMSTVVAGTLGAGLFVTLGTASATTGPSVILVVVLSGLLAMSIAINYSWMATIFPAAAGSYAYVSRTFGSRLPGFLVTWSKWLGYMAADAVLAIGFGSYLQVFYPSVDPALAGFALLTVLFLVNLVGTKGYSVSQNVIFGVLMLSILVLVIPGTANVDMANYQPFFTGGFDGFVAAAVPLFYAYIGIAVAGQMGAEVKNPSRNLPLAMAGGTLVLIVLYVWTAAVIYGVVGDYTTLANSARPLATAAEAFLGDAGTAVVAFGGLLATASSVHAVMAAGIKMPYSWSWDEVFPAKFSAVSDRFGTPHWSLLTLYVVAASLTFWSAGLNQALAIATFSYLIAYASVAVAAGYLYATDPEKAATAGFNPGKWLYLPVAVGGLGSVGLLTQAANWSALVALDFAALSTLAVYLPWLAVGIVIFSVYWYRGERKGTDVQAILDTLPGVASDEYDPNVGRAADESVGVGDENVGGASDD is encoded by the coding sequence ATGACATCACAATCGAGAGACGACAGGAGCCTCTCGCGCGACATGGGACCGCTGGCCGCGATGAGTACCGTCGTGGCGGGCACCCTCGGCGCGGGACTGTTCGTCACGCTGGGCACCGCGAGCGCGACCACCGGACCGAGCGTCATCCTCGTGGTCGTCCTCTCGGGTCTGCTCGCCATGAGCATCGCCATCAACTACAGTTGGATGGCCACCATCTTCCCGGCGGCCGCGGGGTCGTACGCCTACGTCTCCCGGACGTTCGGAAGTCGGCTTCCGGGCTTCCTCGTGACGTGGTCGAAGTGGCTCGGCTACATGGCCGCCGACGCCGTCCTCGCTATCGGATTCGGGAGCTACCTGCAGGTGTTCTACCCCTCGGTGGACCCCGCGCTCGCCGGGTTCGCCCTGCTGACCGTCCTCTTCCTCGTGAACCTCGTCGGGACGAAGGGGTACAGCGTCTCGCAGAACGTCATCTTCGGCGTGCTGATGCTGTCGATTCTGGTGCTGGTGATTCCGGGGACGGCGAACGTCGATATGGCGAACTACCAGCCGTTCTTCACCGGCGGCTTCGACGGGTTCGTCGCCGCCGCCGTCCCGCTGTTCTACGCCTACATCGGCATCGCCGTCGCCGGGCAGATGGGCGCGGAGGTCAAGAACCCCTCGCGGAACCTCCCGCTGGCGATGGCGGGCGGGACGCTCGTGCTCATCGTGCTGTACGTCTGGACCGCGGCGGTCATCTACGGCGTCGTCGGCGACTACACGACGCTCGCGAACTCTGCGCGTCCGCTGGCTACCGCCGCCGAGGCGTTCCTCGGCGACGCGGGCACCGCCGTCGTCGCCTTCGGCGGCCTGCTCGCCACCGCCTCGTCGGTCCACGCGGTGATGGCCGCGGGCATCAAGATGCCCTACTCGTGGTCGTGGGACGAGGTGTTCCCCGCGAAGTTCTCGGCGGTCAGCGACCGATTCGGCACGCCCCACTGGTCGCTGCTGACGCTGTACGTCGTCGCGGCGAGTCTGACCTTCTGGAGCGCGGGCCTGAATCAGGCGCTCGCCATCGCGACGTTCAGCTACCTCATCGCGTACGCCTCCGTCGCCGTCGCCGCGGGCTATCTCTACGCGACCGACCCCGAGAAGGCCGCGACGGCCGGTTTCAATCCCGGCAAGTGGCTCTACCTCCCGGTCGCCGTCGGGGGACTGGGTTCCGTCGGCCTGCTGACGCAGGCGGCCAACTGGAGCGCGCTCGTCGCGCTCGACTTCGCGGCGCTCTCGACGCTCGCGGTCTACCTGCCGTGGCTGGCGGTCGGAATCGTCATCTTCAGCGTCTACTGGTACCGCGGCGAGCGCAAGGGAACCGACGTGCAGGCCATCCTCGACACCCTGCCGGGCGTCGCCTCGGACGAGTACGACCCGAACGTCGGGCGCGCCGCCGACGAGAGCGTCGGCGTGGGCGACGAGAACGTCGGAGGTGCGAGCGATGACTGA
- a CDS encoding helix-turn-helix domain-containing protein: MVQDNTGGLRLTLDIWHPDCWTLEVTDRAAGGLLGHGVHRIDGKANGRFTAYGDSTDEVDELLAEIRASELTDSVWETADPHADADTQVPGTASRGIVVRYDMDNSINDALVSRGFIPDEPVRMYDGREYWTVIVDGSRNAVHERIDAVREEMDADVAVELITAPRSGSGMFRTDALSARQREVFELARQRGYYTWPREVSATELAADLDISKATLLEHLRKAEVKLLGED, from the coding sequence ATGGTACAGGATAACACGGGTGGACTGCGACTCACGCTCGACATCTGGCACCCCGACTGCTGGACGCTGGAGGTGACCGACCGGGCCGCGGGCGGTCTACTCGGCCACGGCGTCCACCGCATCGACGGGAAGGCCAACGGGCGATTCACGGCCTACGGCGACTCGACCGACGAGGTGGACGAGTTGCTCGCCGAGATACGGGCCTCTGAGTTGACCGACTCGGTCTGGGAGACCGCCGACCCCCACGCCGACGCCGACACGCAGGTACCCGGCACGGCGAGTCGGGGCATCGTGGTCCGGTACGACATGGACAACAGCATCAACGACGCGCTGGTCTCGCGGGGGTTCATTCCGGACGAACCGGTCCGGATGTACGACGGCCGGGAGTACTGGACCGTCATCGTGGACGGGAGTCGGAACGCGGTCCACGAGCGCATCGACGCGGTCCGCGAGGAGATGGACGCCGACGTGGCGGTCGAACTCATCACCGCTCCCCGCTCCGGGAGCGGGATGTTCCGGACCGACGCGCTCTCGGCCCGCCAGCGCGAAGTCTTCGAACTCGCCCGCCAGCGGGGCTACTACACGTGGCCCCGCGAAGTCTCGGCGACCGAACTCGCCGCCGACCTCGACATCTCGAAGGCGACCCTGCTCGAACACCTCCGGAAGGCCGAAGTGAAACTCCTCGGCGAGGACTGA
- a CDS encoding TIGR00341 family protein, with product MRLIHVLIPAERRGPILGALDSKEIDYAVLETDDRTSEEVMVEFPLPSDGVGDVMDALEDAGLEEDEYTVMATAETASTPNMERLQNRYADDFDPLTRKELRSKVRDMAHDRNSFVWMIFLSAIIATAGLLLDSPAIVVGSMVIAPMVGPVLTASTGAVTGDRRMLVDSIKMQALGLVVATVSSLAFGYLLKSFSFVPQLQITALAQISSRVAPSLLTVAVGLAAGSASAFGVTTKGPTSLIGVMIAAALIPAAATTGVAVIWGFPVVAAGSLVLLLVSLVGINVAAFATLWYLGYRPNGFDRKLWAAESRREAAILAVSVLAILLVVVGASYGTYQQITYQRTINQEVSSVLDNSAYNNLTYVSTNTEYAFTAGQLETESVTVTVSRTSDREYPQLATRLQRRIDAATAQNPSVRVHFVDYEVANSSQASLSGPRSETLPSRDSTLRRSIGGLGASYSPSSKGSSGS from the coding sequence GTGCGCCTCATCCACGTTCTGATTCCGGCCGAGCGGCGGGGCCCGATTCTGGGCGCGCTCGACTCGAAGGAGATAGACTACGCCGTCCTCGAAACCGACGACCGGACGAGCGAGGAGGTGATGGTCGAGTTTCCGCTCCCGAGCGACGGCGTCGGCGACGTGATGGACGCGCTCGAAGACGCGGGACTCGAAGAGGACGAGTACACCGTCATGGCCACGGCCGAGACCGCCTCGACGCCGAACATGGAGCGGTTGCAGAACCGATACGCCGACGACTTCGACCCGCTGACCCGGAAGGAACTCCGGTCGAAGGTGCGAGACATGGCCCACGACCGGAACTCGTTCGTCTGGATGATATTCCTGAGCGCCATCATCGCCACCGCGGGGCTACTGCTCGACTCCCCGGCCATCGTCGTGGGGTCGATGGTCATCGCGCCGATGGTCGGACCGGTCCTGACCGCGAGCACGGGAGCGGTCACGGGCGACCGGCGCATGCTCGTGGACAGCATCAAGATGCAGGCGCTCGGGTTGGTCGTCGCCACCGTCAGTTCGCTGGCGTTCGGCTACCTCCTCAAGTCCTTCTCGTTCGTGCCGCAGTTGCAGATTACGGCGCTCGCTCAAATCAGTTCGCGCGTCGCGCCGAGTCTGCTCACGGTCGCGGTCGGCCTCGCCGCGGGGAGCGCCTCGGCGTTCGGCGTGACGACGAAGGGACCGACCTCGCTCATCGGCGTGATGATAGCCGCGGCGCTGATTCCCGCGGCCGCGACGACCGGCGTCGCCGTCATCTGGGGGTTCCCGGTCGTCGCGGCCGGGTCGCTGGTCCTGCTGCTCGTCTCGCTGGTCGGCATCAACGTCGCCGCGTTCGCCACGCTCTGGTATCTGGGCTACCGGCCGAACGGCTTCGACCGGAAGCTCTGGGCGGCCGAGAGTCGCAGGGAGGCCGCGATTCTCGCGGTCTCGGTGCTGGCGATTCTCCTCGTCGTCGTCGGGGCGAGTTACGGCACCTACCAGCAGATTACCTACCAGCGGACCATCAATCAGGAGGTGAGTTCGGTCCTCGACAACTCGGCGTACAACAACCTCACCTACGTCTCGACCAACACCGAGTACGCGTTCACCGCCGGGCAGTTGGAGACCGAGTCCGTGACGGTCACGGTCAGTCGCACGTCCGACCGCGAGTACCCGCAACTGGCGACCCGGCTTCAGCGGCGCATCGACGCCGCGACCGCTCAGAACCCCTCGGTCCGGGTCCACTTCGTGGACTACGAGGTCGCCAACTCGTCGCAGGCGTCGCTTTCGGGGCCGCGTTCGGAGACGCTACCGTCCCGAGACTCGACGCTCAGACGTTCTATCGGAGGACTCGGTGCGTCCTACTCGCCGTCCTCGAAGGGGAGTTCCGGTTCGTAG
- a CDS encoding M20 family metallopeptidase yields the protein MTETGTSADADAKAGPELAVDPDETVDLLQQMVRIPSPYFEEHDLAEFVYEWLDDRDLDPEYHRVSEPEITEYEGDNVIARLEGSDPDAPTLLLNAHMDTVKLVEDWEEDPCSGRIEDGKLYGQGACDMKGGLAAVMKAFEALAEVEANGELRGDVLLTAVVDEEGPYGLGTDRLIRDGITDECDAAIVTEPGPILAQEDLDNPALLLGARGRYLYDITVKGKAAHGSQPHKGVSALVDAGRLAERLTEIEVGSHEKLGEGSVCPLMLNSGSQTLSVPERAHLMVDRHVVIGESEADVRADAERAVADLDLESEVEISFREAPDPGIKYGPYVTDENHELVGALQGATRSVTGADPALGYFASVGDFNYLGDRAGLPTVIVGPDGENIHGAGEFVYTDEVVEVADIVTQAAVEFCG from the coding sequence ATGACTGAGACCGGAACGAGCGCCGACGCCGACGCGAAAGCCGGCCCCGAACTCGCGGTGGACCCCGACGAGACCGTCGACCTGCTCCAGCAGATGGTCCGGATTCCGAGTCCCTACTTCGAGGAACACGACCTCGCGGAGTTCGTCTACGAGTGGCTGGACGACCGGGACCTCGACCCCGAGTACCACCGCGTCAGCGAACCCGAGATTACGGAGTACGAGGGCGACAACGTAATCGCGCGGCTCGAAGGCTCCGACCCCGACGCGCCGACGCTCCTGCTGAACGCCCACATGGACACCGTGAAACTGGTCGAGGACTGGGAGGAGGACCCCTGCTCGGGCCGCATCGAGGACGGCAAACTCTACGGGCAGGGCGCCTGCGACATGAAGGGCGGTCTCGCGGCGGTGATGAAAGCCTTCGAGGCGCTCGCGGAAGTCGAGGCGAACGGCGAGTTGCGCGGCGATGTCCTCCTCACTGCGGTCGTGGACGAGGAAGGGCCCTACGGCCTCGGCACCGACCGACTCATCCGGGACGGCATCACCGACGAATGCGACGCCGCCATCGTGACCGAACCGGGTCCCATCCTCGCCCAAGAGGACCTCGACAACCCCGCGCTCCTGCTCGGGGCGCGCGGGCGCTACCTCTACGACATCACGGTCAAGGGGAAGGCGGCCCACGGTTCGCAACCCCACAAGGGCGTCAGCGCGCTGGTGGACGCCGGCCGACTCGCCGAGCGCCTGACCGAAATCGAGGTCGGGAGCCACGAGAAGTTGGGCGAGGGGTCGGTCTGCCCGCTCATGCTGAACTCCGGGAGCCAGACCCTCTCGGTGCCCGAGCGCGCCCACCTGATGGTGGACCGCCACGTCGTCATCGGCGAGAGCGAGGCGGACGTGCGCGCCGACGCCGAACGGGCGGTCGCGGACTTGGACCTCGAAAGCGAGGTCGAAATCAGTTTCCGCGAGGCCCCGGACCCCGGCATCAAGTACGGTCCTTACGTCACCGACGAGAACCACGAACTCGTCGGGGCCTTACAGGGCGCGACCCGGAGCGTCACCGGCGCGGACCCCGCACTCGGCTACTTCGCCAGCGTCGGCGACTTCAACTATCTGGGCGACCGGGCGGGTCTGCCGACGGTCATCGTCGGCCCGGACGGCGAGAACATCCACGGCGCGGGCGAATTCGTCTACACCGACGAGGTGGTCGAGGTGGCCGACATCGTGACGCAGGCGGCGGTCGAGTTCTGCGGGTGA
- a CDS encoding NAD(P)/FAD-dependent oxidoreductase — MSDDDLIADPQSSAAETGGPPRGAAPSRNTPTPVLRTMTQTPAYEVVVVGGGPAGLTTALYATRLGHRTAMVDREGGRYESVASVHNLLGVSEDASGGEITELAIDQLEEYGADYYRDDVRDVARAEGDDAETDFENESDDTRFRVTGESVALRADRVVFATGFTDTPPNVRGLREFTGRGLHYCLHCDAYTLGDEPVFVLGHDDHAAGMAMMLLNFTDDVDLLLNDADPTWGDDAAAQVEAHPVEVVEDRVDHAFAEENPDRGSGDERRGSDDDPWLGGLEFADGHTREYGGGFAVYGKEYNNELAADLGCDLREDGAIAVDDDRETSVAGVYAVGDVTHGQNQTPVSLGDGAYAGIALHKDLRQFPVPADELDRVPDLDVPAMPDDLRARMWRVREADDHAGMAPEKER, encoded by the coding sequence GTGTCCGACGACGACCTGATAGCCGACCCGCAGAGTTCGGCCGCCGAGACTGGCGGACCGCCGCGCGGCGCGGCCCCAAGTCGGAACACGCCCACGCCCGTACTGCGGACAATGACTCAGACTCCGGCCTACGAGGTGGTCGTCGTCGGCGGCGGGCCGGCGGGACTCACCACCGCGCTCTACGCGACCCGACTGGGCCACCGGACCGCGATGGTCGACCGCGAGGGCGGCCGCTACGAGTCGGTCGCGTCGGTCCACAACCTGCTGGGCGTCTCCGAGGACGCGTCGGGCGGCGAGATTACGGAACTCGCCATCGACCAACTCGAGGAGTACGGCGCGGACTACTACCGGGACGACGTGCGCGACGTGGCGCGAGCCGAGGGCGACGACGCCGAAACCGACTTCGAGAACGAGAGCGACGACACCCGGTTCCGCGTGACCGGCGAGAGCGTGGCGCTCCGGGCCGACCGCGTCGTGTTCGCCACCGGGTTCACCGACACGCCCCCCAACGTCCGAGGTCTGCGGGAGTTCACCGGCAGGGGCCTCCACTACTGTCTGCACTGCGACGCCTACACGCTCGGCGACGAACCCGTGTTCGTCCTCGGTCACGACGACCACGCGGCCGGGATGGCGATGATGCTCCTGAACTTCACCGACGACGTGGACCTCCTGCTGAACGACGCCGACCCGACGTGGGGAGACGACGCGGCCGCGCAGGTCGAGGCCCACCCCGTCGAAGTGGTCGAAGACCGCGTGGACCACGCGTTCGCCGAGGAGAACCCCGACCGCGGGAGCGGCGACGAACGACGAGGGAGCGACGACGACCCGTGGCTCGGCGGACTGGAGTTCGCCGACGGCCACACCCGCGAGTACGGCGGCGGGTTCGCGGTCTACGGCAAGGAGTACAACAACGAACTCGCCGCCGACCTCGGGTGTGACCTCCGGGAGGACGGGGCCATCGCGGTGGACGACGACCGCGAGACCAGCGTCGCGGGGGTCTACGCGGTCGGCGACGTGACCCACGGCCAGAACCAGACGCCCGTCTCGCTCGGCGACGGCGCGTACGCCGGTATCGCGCTCCACAAGGACCTCAGGCAGTTCCCGGTCCCGGCCGACGAACTCGACCGCGTCCCCGACCTCGACGTGCCCGCGATGCCCGACGACCTCCGGGCGCGGATGTGGCGCGTCCGGGAAGCCGACGACCACGCCGGGATGGCGCCCGAGAAGGAGAGATAG